One window of Ziziphus jujuba cultivar Dongzao chromosome 5, ASM3175591v1 genomic DNA carries:
- the LOC107433719 gene encoding uncharacterized protein LOC107433719 — protein sequence MGQCCGSLDGAKKEQKKEEERLASAEVRAKAAEAAQKRQEQYEKSAAGRAARAQLVGAAKQSANPNKGKPVLQWQMG from the exons ATGGGGCAATGCTGTGGTAGTTTGGACGGAGctaaaaaagaacagaaaaaagaagaagagagattaGCCTCCGCAGAAGTTCGTGCTAAAGCTGCCGAAGCAGCCCAGAAACG GCAAGAGCAGTATGAAAAGTCTGCTGCAGGAAGAGCTGCACGGGCACAACTAGTGGGGGCAGCAAAGCAATCTGCCAATCCAAACAAAGGCAAACCGGTTTTACAG TGGCAGATGGGCTGA
- the LOC107433717 gene encoding uncharacterized protein LOC107433717 encodes MGSSGKALILQREEGGREMSIRPLETLPPTESLEIENGLSLVPRVRLELTLYPASPSVTKPIDEWKVKRTLIHFLKNSLSVPVTVPEEDLHIKRIKDLKKRKRDDPLALGTLFVRDLGFLNEKSKKNEDEKEQDVKVLEKFLDWRRYIVEKMDGIELNIEGMKFKLSVAIPASDDFESMKKSWEEFFAFGNRGYSRSGRQEPDTIVLRGVPSRWFAEPRVSSKPSLLVTHTIFSTFGRIRNLNVAEDDDLGKDADEDAANIISGLHCKIVVQFEKYRDFYNTLKVLCCRSLQKQGSRLRADYEVTWDRDGFFRNSRNLTQVKIGVQEIAAAPYKSEAPRRQQHISRFSPEDIPRKRFKE; translated from the exons ATGGGAAGCAGTGGCAAAGCCCTAATTTTGCAGAGAGaagagggagggagagagatGAGCATCCGACCGTTGGAAACGCTCCCTCCAACAGAATCCTTAGAGATAGAGAATGGGCTCTCACTCGTGCCGCGCGTGAGGCTCGAGCTCACATTATACCCGGCAAGCCCCTCCGTTACCAAACCCATTGACGAGTGGAAGGTGAAGCGCACGCTCATACACTTCCTCAAGAACTCGCTCTCCGTCCCGGTTACTGTACCCGAGGAAGATCTCCATATCAAACGAATCAAGGACCTCAAGAAGCGGAAGCGTGACGACCCTTTAGCTCTCGGTACCCTTTTCGTTCGAGACCTGGGATTTCTTAATGAGAAAAGCAAGAAGAATGAAGATGAAAAGGAACAAGACGTGAAGGTTTTAGAGAAGTTCTTGGATTGGAGAAGATACATCGTTGAAAAGATGGACGGGATCGAGCTGAATATTGAGGGAATGAAGTTCAAGCTAAGTGTTGCGATTCCGGCGTCCGATGACTTCGAAAGCATGAAGAAATCTTGGGAGGAGTTTTTTGCGTTCGGCAATCGGG GCTATTCAAGGAGTGGGAGGCAAGAGCCTGATACCATAGTGCTGAGAGGAGTTCCATCAAGGTGGTTTGCTGAGCCGCGGGTTTCGTCGAAGCCTTCCTTGCTGGTTACCCACACTATATTTTCAACGTTTGGAAGGATAAG GAATCTTAATGTTGCTGAGGACGATGATTTAGGTAAGGATGCGGATGAGGATGCTGCAAACATAATCTCAGGCCTCCACTGTAAAATTGTCGTTCAGTTTGAGAAGTACAGGGACTTCTATAATACTCTGAAAGTGTTATGTTGTCGCTCACTACAGAAG CAAGGATCTAGATTGAGAGCTGATTATGAGGTTACTTGGGACAGGGATGGCTTTTTCCGGAACTCGAGAAATTTAACACAGGTGAAAATTGGGGTCCAGGAAATAGCAGCTGCACCCTACAAAAGTGAAGCTCCTAGACGCCAACAACACATATCTCGGTTCAGTCCCGAGGACATCCCTAGAAAGAGGTTCAAG GAATAG
- the LOC107433718 gene encoding uncharacterized protein LOC107433718 — translation MLIPFICGTLHHEEEDDHTMSSSACSTPKKSRKNGLFSKNKDNPYSSRGLDKFSALLADLEEKRQKIYAESGAQDISLVRFVYKNSNDCVPIVIKLKDKKDEKTMTEEQHATEQVLPDDKFPIETSMAVKEENQSKLESDKYTKNKRSFSWNNTKFAGWKWNRPSFYLPVFVILILLFLALFGRSIAILCTSIGWYMVPTLKESSDRRRSMKKKEYVRKLSQPKMKTDGLSSPKTNRSEGVKDKSPRQHGHRKSW, via the coding sequence ATGCTGATTCCTTTCATCTGCGGCACACTTCACCACGAAGAAGAAGACGACCATACCATGAGTTCTAGTGCTTGTTCAACACCAAAGAAATCAAGAAAAAATGGGttgttttccaaaaacaaagaCAACCCCTATTCCTCTCGCGGCCTTGATAAATTCTCTGCACTTTTAGCCGATCTTGAAGAGAAAAGGCAGAAGATTTATGCAGAAAGTGGCGCTCAAGATATTTCCTTAGTTCGCTTTGTATACAAGAATTCCAACGATTGTGTTCCGATTGTAATCAAGTTGAAGGACAAAAAGGATGAGAAAACCATGACTGAAGAACAACATGCAACAGAACAAGTACTTCCTGATGACAAATTTCCTATTGAGACTTCCATGGCTGTGAAAGAAGAGAATCAATCAAAATTGGAATCGGATAAGTACACGAAAAATAAGAGGAGCTTCTCATGGAACAACACCAAGTTCGCTGGGTGGAAGTGGAACCGACCATCTTTTTACTTGCCTGTGTTTGTGATATTGATTTTGTTGTTCTTGGCCTTGTTTGGGCGATCGATTGCAATTCTATGTACCTCTATTGGGTGGTACATGGTTCCCACATTGAAGGAGAGCTCCGATAGGAGAAGGTcaatgaagaagaaagaatatgtAAGAAAATTGAGCCAACCCAAGATGAAAACTGACGGATTATCTTCTCCTAAGACAAATCGCAGCGAAGGTGTGAAAGACAAGTCTCCAAGACAACATGGACATCGGAAAAGTTGGTGA
- the LOC107433692 gene encoding GPN-loop GTPase QQT1 isoform X2 — MVFGQVVIGPPGSGKTTYCNGMSQFLKLIGRKVAVINLDPANDALPYECAVNIEDLIKLNDVMMEHSLGPNGGLVYCMDYLEKNVDWLQAKLEPLLKDHYLLFDFPGQVELFFLHSNAKSVIMKLIKKLNLRLTAVHLVDSHLCNDPGKYVSALLLSLSTMLHLELPHINVLSKIDLIESYGKLGFNLDFYTDVQDLSYLQNLLAQDRYSSKYRKLTKELCDVIDDFGLVNFTTLDIQDKESVGNLVKLIDKTNGYIFAGIEASAVEFSKIAVGPLDWDYYRVAAVQEKYMKDDENFDDSD, encoded by the exons ATGGTGTTTGGGCAAGTTGTAATTGGTCCACCTGGATCAGGGAAGACTACTTACTGCAATGGTATGTCTCAGTTCCTCAAGCTCATTGGAAG GAAGGTCGCTGTTATCAATCTCGATCCCGCTAATGATGCATTACC TTATGAGTGTGCTGTGAACATTGAGGATCTAATAAAACTGAATGATGTGATGATGGAGCATTCTCTTGGTCCTAATGGTG GCCTTGTATATTGCATGGATTATCTAGAGAAAAATGTTGACTGGTTGCAAGCTAAATTGGAACCTCTTTTGAAAG ATCATTATCTCCTCTTTGATTTCCCTGGCCAAGTGGAGTTATTTTTCCTTCACTCCAATGCTAAGAGTGTTATTATGAAACTTATAAAAAAGTTAAACCTTAGG TTGACTGCGGTGCATTTAGTTGATTCTCATCTTTGCAATGACCCTGGGAAATATGTTAGTGCATTGCTACTCTCCTTGTCCACCATGCTTCATTTGGAACTACCACACATTAACGTCTTGTCTAAGATTGATTTGATAGAGAGCTATGGAAAactag GTTTTAACCTTGATTTCTATACAGATGTACAAGATTTATCGTATCTACAGAACCTTCTTGCTCAGGATCGTTACTCTTCCAAGTACAG AAAGCTCACTAAGGAGCTCTGTGATGTAATCGATGACTTTGGTCTTGTCAATTTTACAACCTTAGATATTCAG GATAAAGAGAGTGTGGGCAATTTAGTTAAGCTGATAGACAAGACCAATGGATACATTTTTGCTGGCATAGAAGCTAGTGCAGTTGAATTCAGCAAGATCGCAGTTGGCCCTCTTGATTGGGATTATTACAG GGTTGCAGCAGTGCAAGAGAAGTACATGAAGgatgatgaaaattttgatgacAGTGATTGA
- the LOC107433692 gene encoding GPN-loop GTPase QQT1 isoform X1, with translation MVFGQVVIGPPGSGKTTYCNGMSQFLKLIGRKVAVINLDPANDALPYECAVNIEDLIKLNDVMMEHSLGPNGGLVYCMDYLEKNVDWLQAKLEPLLKDHYLLFDFPGQVELFFLHSNAKSVIMKLIKKLNLRLTAVHLVDSHLCNDPGKYVSALLLSLSTMLHLELPHINVLSKIDLIESYGKLGFNLDFYTDVQDLSYLQNLLAQDRYSSKYRKLTKELCDVIDDFGLVNFTTLDIQDKESVGNLVKLIDKTNGYIFAGIEASAVEFSKIAVGPLDWDYYRYPFIISYLKCSAHNCLYFQFSQELHHVLSFDRTLC, from the exons ATGGTGTTTGGGCAAGTTGTAATTGGTCCACCTGGATCAGGGAAGACTACTTACTGCAATGGTATGTCTCAGTTCCTCAAGCTCATTGGAAG GAAGGTCGCTGTTATCAATCTCGATCCCGCTAATGATGCATTACC TTATGAGTGTGCTGTGAACATTGAGGATCTAATAAAACTGAATGATGTGATGATGGAGCATTCTCTTGGTCCTAATGGTG GCCTTGTATATTGCATGGATTATCTAGAGAAAAATGTTGACTGGTTGCAAGCTAAATTGGAACCTCTTTTGAAAG ATCATTATCTCCTCTTTGATTTCCCTGGCCAAGTGGAGTTATTTTTCCTTCACTCCAATGCTAAGAGTGTTATTATGAAACTTATAAAAAAGTTAAACCTTAGG TTGACTGCGGTGCATTTAGTTGATTCTCATCTTTGCAATGACCCTGGGAAATATGTTAGTGCATTGCTACTCTCCTTGTCCACCATGCTTCATTTGGAACTACCACACATTAACGTCTTGTCTAAGATTGATTTGATAGAGAGCTATGGAAAactag GTTTTAACCTTGATTTCTATACAGATGTACAAGATTTATCGTATCTACAGAACCTTCTTGCTCAGGATCGTTACTCTTCCAAGTACAG AAAGCTCACTAAGGAGCTCTGTGATGTAATCGATGACTTTGGTCTTGTCAATTTTACAACCTTAGATATTCAG GATAAAGAGAGTGTGGGCAATTTAGTTAAGCTGATAGACAAGACCAATGGATACATTTTTGCTGGCATAGAAGCTAGTGCAGTTGAATTCAGCAAGATCGCAGTTGGCCCTCTTGATTGGGATTATTACAGATatccttttattattagttatttaaAATGCTCTGCTCATAATTGTTTATACTTCCAATTTTCTCAAGAGTTGCATCATGTTTTGAGCTTTGACAGAACTCTATGCTGA